The genomic window ACAATATCAATCACCCGCAATAATTCCGTCTTAACATTTATTTCACTCACTTTAGAAGGTGCAGGTTTAGCAAATGTTAAATAATCACGAATAATTAATTCAGCCCGGTCCATCTCATCAAGTGCAATACGGAGAAATTCCTTTTTTTGCTTCGAGCGTTCTTCCTCGAATAATAATTGAATAAAGCCACGACTCGTTGTTAAAGGATTTCTTACTTCATGTGAGATACTTGCTGCTAAATGACTTACAGCCTCTAGTTTTTCAATTTGAATTAGACGTTTTTTGAGAGTGAAATTCTTCTGTATGACCTCAACAGTGGCAGCAATTATCCCGGTGCCAATTATTTGCACAAATAATATACCTAGCCATATATCAGGAGTATGGTACGGTAATTCAAAGAAGAAAAATATAATTCCAATTGTTGGGAATCCTACTAATGAGGCAAAAGTGATACTCGCTAATATTCTTTGATTACTAGAAAGTGATCGAAACTTTTTATAAAACAATGACACAACCAAAACAACTAATGAACAAATGGCTATTGTTGATACAATACCAAGCCCGCCAATAGCAATTCTAGCTATAATAATGATAATTAAAAGCCCGATAGCCACAGCTGGTCCACCATATAAACCTGCAAACCACAGAACAGTATGGCGAAAATCATAAATAAAATTATCACTTAACTGTAGCGGATATAACAGGCAGAGAATACATGCAAATGCAGCGGTGATAAAAATGATAACTTGCTGATCCCTAGTTGAGCGTTCTTTACTATCAAGCCAAATTTGCAACACAAGTATGCCTACTAATATGAATAACAAATTTAATGCTAACATCTGTATAACAAGCGTCATGTGGGGTCACCTATTTTCTTGAATTTTTCCTATTATTATCTTTTCGTCATTTAGTAACATTTCCCTTTTATATTTTAAAATAAACATTTCGAGTCTCGAAAATTATAATGGGCACTCCCTATATTAAAGGAAGTGCCCAATGTTAACAGACAGAGCTTATATTTTTCCAATGAGAGTTATGTCCCGTTTTATACCAGGTTGACCGGGCACCCAATTTGCAGGTAAACCTTCTCCTGTTCGTCTACCATATTGTATGCCCTGAATAAGTCTCAGAATTTCATATACGTTTCGGCCCACTTCAAGTGGATATACGAGTTTTGACACTATTATACCATTTGGATCGACAATAACGGTTGCTCGAAACGTGGCACCTGTTCCTTCATTCAGCACTCGATAAGCACGACTAATTTCATGCGTTCGATCACTTACAAGTGGAAATGGTAGATCAGCTACTGATGGTGACACCTCTGTAAAGACTTTATGAGCATATACACTATCTGTACTAATTCCAAGTACGTCGGTCTGCAGTGCTTGTAATTGCGGATATATAGCAGCGACCGCTGCTAATTCAGTTGGTCATACAAAGGTAAAGTCGCTTGAGTAAAAAAATAATACAAGCCAACGACCACGATAATCTTTCATTAAAACATTTTTTATCGTTTTCGTAACATTATCATAAGCTTCGGCAGTAAAAAGCGGTGCTTGATCAGTTGTTTGTGCACAAAAAGGATACGTGTCCATATAATCCCCCCACATATAGAGTCATTGCTATATATATGCAACTGATATATGTAGATGCTTGCCTATATGTAGGGACGATTACTGTGTTTATTTTTATTGTGTGATTGAGCTCTCTTTTAAAACATCCCAGTATTAAGCCATTGGCCTCCATCTAGTGTAATGCACTCACCATTTAAATAGGCCGCATCATCTGAAAGCATAAATCGCGCAAGCTTGCCGATTTCTTCAGGTGTTCCAAAACGTTGTAACGGAATTCCCTCATGCATATGTTGCAAATGCTTTTCAGACAACACCAGTCTTTCTGCTCCACCTGTTCGCTCAATCATACCAGGCGCAATAGCATTTACCGTAATACCATACTTTCGTCCCCATTCCACAGCAAGTGTACGCGTTAAGGATAATACACCTGCTTTTGCAGCTGCTGAGTGCACAACCCCAGCCCCTGCTCCCCATGCGTATGTTGCAACCATATTAATAATTTTTCCTTGAATCTTTTTTTCAATCCAATACTTACCAACTGTTTGACTGCAATAAAAGGTACCATTTAACACAATATCAATGACAGCACGCCAACCGTTGAATGACAAATCCTCTGCGGGGCAAATAAAATTACCGGCAGCATTATTCACCAAAGCATCAATACGACCAAAGACTTCATCCGCTTCTTGAACCATTCTATTAACATCATCGACGTTTCGCACGTCCATTGTGACACATAACACTTGGCCTGGTTGCTGTTCAATTTCTTTTTTTGCTTCCTCAAGTTTGTCTAATTGCCTGCCCGTTATGACAACATTCGCTCCCTCTTTAGCAAATTGCATTGCCATATATTTTCCCATTCCACTTGAACCGCCCGTCACAATCACTACTTTTCCTTCCACCAAACATCCCCCCTGAGTATTTAAAAATGAATAGTCATTCACTTTTATTTTAGACTATTCGGACAAATGTTCAACTATGAAAAGAAATTATCTAGATTTATTTTCTGACTTTTTTGAAGTTCATAACTTTATCACAGTTTTCTCACAATTCATCCACATACTTACATATACGGGTATATGTATAATAAAAGCGTAAACAAAATTTGAGAGGGAGGCGCGTTATATGAACGAAGAACAAGTTCCATCATTAGCAATTATTTTATTGTCCGAGGAAATAGAAAAGCTCCATGCTGGCGCATTAGTTGGTTCTGTAGCTTCAATGTCGGGTATGCAAGTAAATATTTTCGTTACAATGAATGCATTGAAAAATTTTTCCAAAGAGTTTTTTGCCGCAAAGGATTTTAAAGCTGGTACGGTCGGAAAAGAAATGCTCGCCAAAGAAATCCCCTTATTTGACCATTTATTAAGCGAGGGAAAAGATATGGGCGATCTTCACATATACGGCTGTGCAATGGCAATGGACGTTATGGGTTGGGAAAAGGACGATATGATTGATGTATTTGATGATATAATCGGCGTCACTGCCTTTCTTGGTATGGCACAAAACGCACAAGTCGTCACCATGTAATAAACAAGCATGTGTGTTCACATACAAATCAGTATGGACGTGATACTTTCACAGAAGTTGTCGAGCCTACTAATATGAAAATTAACTCCCACATAGAGCAAAAAAGTTTAGTACTGAAATAATGGCACTTAGAGTTTTATCAATATATTCCCAAAAAGTCTGGAGGGCGGTTGTACTTGTTGTACGTTCCGCCTTTAAAAATAAAGTCGGAGGGATTTAAATGAATATTGAGATTACAAAATCTGTTGATGCAAGAGGTTCTTACTGCCCTGGTCCTTTAATGGAATTAATTAAAGCCATTAAAAAGGCAGCTGTTGGTGATGTAATTGAAGTATTATCAAACGATAAAGGATCTGCTGTTGATATTCCAGAATGGATAAAAAAAATGAAGCATGAGCTCGTACACAATGAAAAAATTGATGATTATTGGAAGATTGCTGTTCGTAAAATGAAGTAAGGGGGCAGACACAATGCCAAAAAAGATTGTCATCCTTGGTGGCGGAACGGCAGGAACAATGGTGGCGAACAAGCTTGCTCGTCAACTGCAAGCTGAAATTAAAGAAAATAAAGTTGAAGTTACATTAATTTCAAACACTGAGAAACATATATATCAACCTGGATATTTGTTTATCACCATGAACATCCATGCTCCTGAGCACTTTATTAGAGATGAAAAAAAAGTAGTGCACCGACATGTGAAGCTTATTTTTGACGACATTGAAAAAATCGATAAAGCAAACCATCGCCTCGTGTCTATGGCCAATTCTTACGATTACGATCAGCTGGTAATAGCAACTGGTTCTCACCCGAATTTTGATAGCTTACCTGGTTTAAAAGAGGGAGCACATGATTTTTATACGCTTGAGGGAGCCATTAGACTCCGAGATGCATTAGCGACTTTCGAGGGTGGGCGCATTTTAATTACAATTGATGTTCCTCATAAATGTCCGGCTGCGCCGCTTGAAGTGAGCTTAATGCTTGATGATTACTTTAGAAAAAAATTAATACGTGACAAGGTAGAAATTAAATATACGTACCCGATTGGTAGAATCCACTCTTTACAGCCAGTGGCTGAGTGGGCTGAGCCCAATTTCGAAAAACGTAATATCCTAGCTGAAGTCTTTTTTAACTTAGAAGAGATTGATCCTGCTCGTAAAGTAGCTATTACGATGGATGGAGAAGAACATCCATATGATATATTAATCTCCATACCAGCGCATACAGGGGCTTCTGTTATACTCAACTCAGGGCTTGGTGATGAAGATGGTTTTATCCCTACAGACCGTTACACATTAAAAATGATTGGCTCAGATAACGTATATGTCATAGGAGATGCAACGAATTTACCAATTAGCAAAGCAGGTTCAACCGCTCATTATCAAGGTGACGTACTGGTTAAGAACCTCGTTGACCGTGTTCGTGGTTTACCTGAAACAGCTGTATATAACGGCAAAGTGGCATGCTTCTTAGAAAATAGTCTAGACGATGCAAGCTACATTACGTTTGACTACACTCATCCCCCTAAGCCAGCGAATACGTCAGAGCTTCTTCATTGGTTTAAATCAATATATAACGAAGTATACTGGCTCAATGTTCGCGGGATTATGTAGGAGGTGAAGCTAATGGAAGTGAGTAGCTTAGAACATACAACCACAATGGAATATGCTAAGGAGCTTATAGAGGTCGCCATTCAGTCTATGACAAAGGAAATGGTTGATGAGATTACAAAAAAAGCAATCGCATCCGTTGAGCTTATTGATGACATTGCTCAACCTGAAACAATCGAATTACTTAAGAAGCTCCCTGACGTAAGCGAAAGCTTATCTCGATCCCTAGATGAAATTAAAAAGCTTGAACAAACTGGCTCATTACAAACACTAATTGAAGTAGCAGAGATGATTGCTGCAGCTAAAGTATCCATGACAAGCACTATGGTATTGGACATAGTTGAAAAAGCCATTGCTGGTGTAGAACTAGCTGATGATTTAACCCAAAAAGGCGCTATTCCTTTAGCAACTAATATGATAGCTTCGTTTACAGAAGCAATGGATGAATATGAAGACAAACAACCACTGTCATTATTACAATTAGCTAAGTCTATGAAGGATCCGAATGTTCGCAAAGGGTTAAGCATCCTTGTTTCTTTTTTAAAAAGATTCGCTAACGGCTAAGTCCCTTTTCTTTGTATGATGCTACCTTTAAATCTATTTAGCTACCTTCCATAATTCACAGTCCCTGTTTAAAGTAGTAACATCAATGTTAAATGGGTAAGTTTTTGTGTTTATATGTAAAAAAAATTTATGCGCAAGCTCCTGAAATAGAGTCTGGACCTTAATTGGGAAGGGAAAGCCTCTCGAATTAACGTGATAGGCGACACATATCGTGTCGCCCCACACCTTACTTTTTAATAAACATTTGTGTCCAATGGTTTCCGCCCGTTTCATGACCGACACCAATGTGAGTAAAGTCCGCACTTAAGATGTTTTTGCGGTGACCTTCACTGTTCATCCAAGCGTTAACTACTTCCTCTGGTGTTCTTTGACCTTGTGCTATATTCTCTCCTGCGGATTTATATGTGATACCAAAATCACGCATCATATCAAATGGTGACCCGTATGTTGGACTTGTGTGTGAAAAGTACCCATTTTTCTGCATATCATTCGACTTTTCTCTTGCAACTTTACTTAATGCTGTATCTGCTTGAAGTTCAGGCAGCCCATTATTTTTACGCTGCACGTTACTTAAGCGAACTACTTCTCGTTCGAACTCACTTAAACCTTCTGCATTTTGTGTCGCTTCCTGCTTAGGTTGTTCAGCTGTTGGCTGTTGCTCCGTCTTTGCAGGTGGTGGTGCTGCTTGTTGATTCACATCAGGTTGTTGTTGTGGTGCCGGTGCTGGCGCCGCTTGCTGCTGTTCTGTTTGCTGCTGAGCTGGCTGTTGTTGTGCCGGCTCTTGTTGCTGAGCTGGTTGCTTTTCTCGTGCTGGTTCCTGTTTGGCAGGCTGTTGCTTAGCAGGCTGTTGCTCTGCAGCTTTTTGGTTTGGTTGTTGATGCTGAGTCTCCTCAGCTTGCTTCTTTTGTCTTTCTTGCATATATTGTTTCGTATTGTTTACCGGTGGTGGTGTTTGCTGTCCAGCAAGATAATTCCGGTAATTTTCTGATGCTTTTTGTAGCTTTTGTGCATACTGTTTATAATTCTTTTTTGCATCTTCTGCAGCTTGCTCATCAATTTTAAACTCATACTTAGCGTCTTGAATTCGTATCGCCTTCGTATGCGGATAGCTTTCACTCGTCATATCTGTGCTCAAGCTAGAAATATTATCGTTAACTTCATCTAATTCACGATTGTCGTCTACATTACATGCCGCAAGAGAAAAAACGAGCATAAAACCCATCATGATTTTAATAAACTTTGTCATTTCCTTCACCTCATTATTTAGTTTTTCGTTCATATTTTCTTTAAATAGGTGAAAAATATTT from Bacillus sp. HMF5848 includes these protein-coding regions:
- a CDS encoding ATP-binding protein — its product is MTLVIQMLALNLLFILVGILVLQIWLDSKERSTRDQQVIIFITAAFACILCLLYPLQLSDNFIYDFRHTVLWFAGLYGGPAVAIGLLIIIIIARIAIGGLGIVSTIAICSLVVLVVSLFYKKFRSLSSNQRILASITFASLVGFPTIGIIFFFFELPYHTPDIWLGILFVQIIGTGIIAATVEVIQKNFTLKKRLIQIEKLEAVSHLAASISHEVRNPLTTSRGFIQLLFEEERSKQKKEFLRIALDEMDRAELIIRDYLTFAKPAPSKVSEINVKTELLRVIDIVKPLANMNSVKIDSMLFPFRIKGDIAQFQQCFLNIVKNSVEAMPNGGTVEIKVEIQPQHISIVVSDNGIGMSHEQIARLGEPYFSTKTMKGTGLGMMVVYRIVESMKGKIDVKSNVGKGTRFTVRFPRIEEQDSTNKDKEQQIIS
- a CDS encoding peroxiredoxin — translated: MWGDYMDTYPFCAQTTDQAPLFTAEAYDNVTKTIKNVLMKDYRGRWLVLFFYSSDFTFVUPTELAAVAAIYPQLQALQTDVLGISTDSVYAHKVFTEVSPSVADLPFPLVSDRTHEISRAYRVLNEGTGATFRATVIVDPNGIIVSKLVYPLEVGRNVYEILRLIQGIQYGRRTGEGLPANWVPGQPGIKRDITLIGKI
- the fadH gene encoding 2,4-dienoyl-CoA reductase encodes the protein MEGKVVIVTGGSSGMGKYMAMQFAKEGANVVITGRQLDKLEEAKKEIEQQPGQVLCVTMDVRNVDDVNRMVQEADEVFGRIDALVNNAAGNFICPAEDLSFNGWRAVIDIVLNGTFYCSQTVGKYWIEKKIQGKIINMVATYAWGAGAGVVHSAAAKAGVLSLTRTLAVEWGRKYGITVNAIAPGMIERTGGAERLVLSEKHLQHMHEGIPLQRFGTPEEIGKLARFMLSDDAAYLNGECITLDGGQWLNTGMF
- a CDS encoding DsrE/DsrF/DrsH-like family protein; the encoded protein is MNEEQVPSLAIILLSEEIEKLHAGALVGSVASMSGMQVNIFVTMNALKNFSKEFFAAKDFKAGTVGKEMLAKEIPLFDHLLSEGKDMGDLHIYGCAMAMDVMGWEKDDMIDVFDDIIGVTAFLGMAQNAQVVTM
- a CDS encoding sulfurtransferase TusA family protein produces the protein MNIEITKSVDARGSYCPGPLMELIKAIKKAAVGDVIEVLSNDKGSAVDIPEWIKKMKHELVHNEKIDDYWKIAVRKMK
- a CDS encoding NAD(P)/FAD-dependent oxidoreductase, whose protein sequence is MPKKIVILGGGTAGTMVANKLARQLQAEIKENKVEVTLISNTEKHIYQPGYLFITMNIHAPEHFIRDEKKVVHRHVKLIFDDIEKIDKANHRLVSMANSYDYDQLVIATGSHPNFDSLPGLKEGAHDFYTLEGAIRLRDALATFEGGRILITIDVPHKCPAAPLEVSLMLDDYFRKKLIRDKVEIKYTYPIGRIHSLQPVAEWAEPNFEKRNILAEVFFNLEEIDPARKVAITMDGEEHPYDILISIPAHTGASVILNSGLGDEDGFIPTDRYTLKMIGSDNVYVIGDATNLPISKAGSTAHYQGDVLVKNLVDRVRGLPETAVYNGKVACFLENSLDDASYITFDYTHPPKPANTSELLHWFKSIYNEVYWLNVRGIM
- a CDS encoding DUF1641 domain-containing protein, translating into MEVSSLEHTTTMEYAKELIEVAIQSMTKEMVDEITKKAIASVELIDDIAQPETIELLKKLPDVSESLSRSLDEIKKLEQTGSLQTLIEVAEMIAAAKVSMTSTMVLDIVEKAIAGVELADDLTQKGAIPLATNMIASFTEAMDEYEDKQPLSLLQLAKSMKDPNVRKGLSILVSFLKRFANG
- a CDS encoding CAP domain-containing protein, which produces MTKFIKIMMGFMLVFSLAACNVDDNRELDEVNDNISSLSTDMTSESYPHTKAIRIQDAKYEFKIDEQAAEDAKKNYKQYAQKLQKASENYRNYLAGQQTPPPVNNTKQYMQERQKKQAEETQHQQPNQKAAEQQPAKQQPAKQEPAREKQPAQQQEPAQQQPAQQQTEQQQAAPAPAPQQQPDVNQQAAPPPAKTEQQPTAEQPKQEATQNAEGLSEFEREVVRLSNVQRKNNGLPELQADTALSKVAREKSNDMQKNGYFSHTSPTYGSPFDMMRDFGITYKSAGENIAQGQRTPEEVVNAWMNSEGHRKNILSADFTHIGVGHETGGNHWTQMFIKK